A window of the Falco rusticolus isolate bFalRus1 chromosome 1, bFalRus1.pri, whole genome shotgun sequence genome harbors these coding sequences:
- the CFAP73 gene encoding cilia- and flagella-associated protein 73 isoform X7 — translation MVSSKAGVSNLGASRDSPGWSLTTPACVGEQARLPCRALASSGGPWGVLVTPQQWVLPPGRSPPDHGELRATCGRMVPAWDGATLLPSTRLLLKRREVAEVERALQSQREAFQQRMERLAQRWQQLSQREEQFRDVVLEFDEVLKASAARQERLLRRADEERAQAAGQGAKATRLRRELAGLLRRRERLAQRLRSLRGFGVLLGPHPEHGRPEDPAAGASQAGSAAPLPARHRTAQHRHRCGPGGHRGPAGHGAALHAGPGRHLCRAAPWAASATSPLACSPPHALAV, via the exons ATGGTCAGCAGCAAGGCGGGGGTCAGTAACCTGGGTGCGAGTAGGGATAGCCCTGGCTGGTCACTGACAACCCCTGCGTGCGTGGGAGAGCAGGCAAGGCTCCCGTGCCGAGCCCTGGCAAGCAGCGGTGGTCCCTGGGGGGTCCTGGTCACGCCACAGCAGTGGGTGCTTCCACCTGGGCGCTCCCCACCGGACCACGGTGAGCTCCGTGCAACCTGTGGCAGGATGGTGCCAGCGTGGGATGGTGCCACGCTGCTGCCCTCCACACGCTTGCTGCTGAAGAGGCGGGAGGTGGCAGAGGTGGAGCGGGCACTGCAGAGCCAGCGGGAG GCGTTTCAGCAGAGAATGGAGCGCCTGGCGCAgcgctggcagcagctgagccagaGGGAAGAGCAGTTCCGGGATGTCGTCCTTGAATTCGACGAAGTCCTCAAG GCTTCGGCGGCGAGGCAGGAGCGGTTGCTGCGGCGGGCAGATGAGGAGCGGGCACAggcggcagggcagggtgccAAGGCCACCCGCCTGCGCCGGGAGCTTGCGGGGCTGCTGCGGCGCAGGGAGCGCCTGGCCCAGCGCCTGCGGAGCCTCCGCGGCTTCG GAGTCCTGCTGGGCCCACATCCAGAGCACGGCCGCCCAGAagaccctgctgctggggcaagtcaagctggcagtgctgcaccTCTTCCAGCTCGCCACCGCACGGCTCAGCATCGGCACAGATGTGGCCCTGGAGGACACCGAGGCCCAGCTGGACATG GTGCTGCTCTGCATGCAGGACCTGGCCGCCATCTGTGCCGAGCTGCACCCTGGGCAGCCAGCGCCACGTCCCCActtgcctgcagccccccgcaTGCCCTAGCTGTGTGA
- the CFAP73 gene encoding cilia- and flagella-associated protein 73 isoform X3 — MVSSKAGVSNLGASRDSPGWSLTTPACVGEQARLPCRALASSGGPWGVLVTPQQWVLPPGRSPPDHGELRATCGRMVPAWDGATLLPSTRLLLKRREVAEVERALQSQREAFQQRMERLAQRWQQLSQREEQFRDVVLEFDEVLKASAARQERLLRRADEERAQAAGQGAKATRLRRELAGLLRRRERLAQRLRSLRGFGEYLQGVLPSMGQFQDVPDMLAHFGALAGVRAALAQRAGARWEQLAQHRAQLRRYREEASSKLLCTNRVLLGPHPEHGRPEDPAAGASQAGSAAPLPARHRTAQHRHRCGPGGHRGPAGHGAALHAGPGRHLCRAAPWAASATSPLACSPPHALAV, encoded by the exons ATGGTCAGCAGCAAGGCGGGGGTCAGTAACCTGGGTGCGAGTAGGGATAGCCCTGGCTGGTCACTGACAACCCCTGCGTGCGTGGGAGAGCAGGCAAGGCTCCCGTGCCGAGCCCTGGCAAGCAGCGGTGGTCCCTGGGGGGTCCTGGTCACGCCACAGCAGTGGGTGCTTCCACCTGGGCGCTCCCCACCGGACCACGGTGAGCTCCGTGCAACCTGTGGCAGGATGGTGCCAGCGTGGGATGGTGCCACGCTGCTGCCCTCCACACGCTTGCTGCTGAAGAGGCGGGAGGTGGCAGAGGTGGAGCGGGCACTGCAGAGCCAGCGGGAG GCGTTTCAGCAGAGAATGGAGCGCCTGGCGCAgcgctggcagcagctgagccagaGGGAAGAGCAGTTCCGGGATGTCGTCCTTGAATTCGACGAAGTCCTCAAG GCTTCGGCGGCGAGGCAGGAGCGGTTGCTGCGGCGGGCAGATGAGGAGCGGGCACAggcggcagggcagggtgccAAGGCCACCCGCCTGCGCCGGGAGCTTGCGGGGCTGCTGCGGCGCAGGGAGCGCCTGGCCCAGCGCCTGCGGAGCCTCCGCGGCTTCGGTGAATATCTGCAGGGTGTGCTGCCCTCCATGGGGCAG TTCCAGGACGTCCCAGACATGCTGGCCCATTTCGGGGCACTGGCGGGGGTGcgggcagccctggcacaaCGGGCAGGAGCCAGGTGGGAGCAGCTGGCCCAGCACCGGGCACAGCTCCGCCGGTACCGCGAGGAGGCCAGCAGCAAGCTCCTCTGCACCAACA GAGTCCTGCTGGGCCCACATCCAGAGCACGGCCGCCCAGAagaccctgctgctggggcaagtcaagctggcagtgctgcaccTCTTCCAGCTCGCCACCGCACGGCTCAGCATCGGCACAGATGTGGCCCTGGAGGACACCGAGGCCCAGCTGGACATG GTGCTGCTCTGCATGCAGGACCTGGCCGCCATCTGTGCCGAGCTGCACCCTGGGCAGCCAGCGCCACGTCCCCActtgcctgcagccccccgcaTGCCCTAGCTGTGTGA
- the CFAP73 gene encoding cilia- and flagella-associated protein 73 isoform X5, translating into MVSSKAGVSNLGASRDSPGWSLTTPACVGEQARLPCRALASSGGPWGVLVTPQQWVLPPGRSPPDHGELRATCGRMVPAWDGATLLPSTRLLLKRREVAEVERALQSQREAFQQRMERLAQRWQQLSQREEQFRDVVLEFDEVLKASAARQERLLRRADEERAQAAGQGAKATRLRRELAGLLRRRERLAQRLRSLRGFGEYLQGVLPSMGQESCWAHIQSTAAQKTLLLGQVKLAVLHLFQLATARLSIGTDVALEDTEAQLDMVLLCMQDLAAICAELHPGQPAPRPHLPAAPRMP; encoded by the exons ATGGTCAGCAGCAAGGCGGGGGTCAGTAACCTGGGTGCGAGTAGGGATAGCCCTGGCTGGTCACTGACAACCCCTGCGTGCGTGGGAGAGCAGGCAAGGCTCCCGTGCCGAGCCCTGGCAAGCAGCGGTGGTCCCTGGGGGGTCCTGGTCACGCCACAGCAGTGGGTGCTTCCACCTGGGCGCTCCCCACCGGACCACGGTGAGCTCCGTGCAACCTGTGGCAGGATGGTGCCAGCGTGGGATGGTGCCACGCTGCTGCCCTCCACACGCTTGCTGCTGAAGAGGCGGGAGGTGGCAGAGGTGGAGCGGGCACTGCAGAGCCAGCGGGAG GCGTTTCAGCAGAGAATGGAGCGCCTGGCGCAgcgctggcagcagctgagccagaGGGAAGAGCAGTTCCGGGATGTCGTCCTTGAATTCGACGAAGTCCTCAAG GCTTCGGCGGCGAGGCAGGAGCGGTTGCTGCGGCGGGCAGATGAGGAGCGGGCACAggcggcagggcagggtgccAAGGCCACCCGCCTGCGCCGGGAGCTTGCGGGGCTGCTGCGGCGCAGGGAGCGCCTGGCCCAGCGCCTGCGGAGCCTCCGCGGCTTCGGTGAATATCTGCAGGGTGTGCTGCCCTCCATGGGGCAG GAGTCCTGCTGGGCCCACATCCAGAGCACGGCCGCCCAGAagaccctgctgctggggcaagtcaagctggcagtgctgcaccTCTTCCAGCTCGCCACCGCACGGCTCAGCATCGGCACAGATGTGGCCCTGGAGGACACCGAGGCCCAGCTGGACATG GTGCTGCTCTGCATGCAGGACCTGGCCGCCATCTGTGCCGAGCTGCACCCTGGGCAGCCAGCGCCACGTCCCCActtgcctgcagccccccgcaTGCCCTAG
- the CFAP73 gene encoding cilia- and flagella-associated protein 73 isoform X1, whose translation MVSSKAGVSNLGASRDSPGWSLTTPACVGEQARLPCRALASSGGPWGVLVTPQQWVLPPGRSPPDHGELRATCGRMVPAWDGATLLPSTRLLLKRREVAEVERALQSQREAFQQRMERLAQRWQQLSQREEQFRDVVLEFDEVLKASAARQERLLRRADEERAQAAGQGAKATRLRRELAGLLRRRERLAQRLRSLRGFGEYLQGVLPSMGQFQDVPDMLAHFGALAGVRAALAQRAGARWEQLAQHRAQLRRYREEASSKLLCTNSELAQLRARLEAAHSDVFQGESCWAHIQSTAAQKTLLLGQVKLAVLHLFQLATARLSIGTDVALEDTEAQLDMVLLCMQDLAAICAELHPGQPAPRPHLPAAPRMP comes from the exons ATGGTCAGCAGCAAGGCGGGGGTCAGTAACCTGGGTGCGAGTAGGGATAGCCCTGGCTGGTCACTGACAACCCCTGCGTGCGTGGGAGAGCAGGCAAGGCTCCCGTGCCGAGCCCTGGCAAGCAGCGGTGGTCCCTGGGGGGTCCTGGTCACGCCACAGCAGTGGGTGCTTCCACCTGGGCGCTCCCCACCGGACCACGGTGAGCTCCGTGCAACCTGTGGCAGGATGGTGCCAGCGTGGGATGGTGCCACGCTGCTGCCCTCCACACGCTTGCTGCTGAAGAGGCGGGAGGTGGCAGAGGTGGAGCGGGCACTGCAGAGCCAGCGGGAG GCGTTTCAGCAGAGAATGGAGCGCCTGGCGCAgcgctggcagcagctgagccagaGGGAAGAGCAGTTCCGGGATGTCGTCCTTGAATTCGACGAAGTCCTCAAG GCTTCGGCGGCGAGGCAGGAGCGGTTGCTGCGGCGGGCAGATGAGGAGCGGGCACAggcggcagggcagggtgccAAGGCCACCCGCCTGCGCCGGGAGCTTGCGGGGCTGCTGCGGCGCAGGGAGCGCCTGGCCCAGCGCCTGCGGAGCCTCCGCGGCTTCGGTGAATATCTGCAGGGTGTGCTGCCCTCCATGGGGCAG TTCCAGGACGTCCCAGACATGCTGGCCCATTTCGGGGCACTGGCGGGGGTGcgggcagccctggcacaaCGGGCAGGAGCCAGGTGGGAGCAGCTGGCCCAGCACCGGGCACAGCTCCGCCGGTACCGCGAGGAGGCCAGCAGCAAGCTCCTCTGCACCAACAGTGAGCTGGCCCAGCTCCGCGCACGCCTGGAGGCTGCCCACAGCGACGTGTTCCAGGGG GAGTCCTGCTGGGCCCACATCCAGAGCACGGCCGCCCAGAagaccctgctgctggggcaagtcaagctggcagtgctgcaccTCTTCCAGCTCGCCACCGCACGGCTCAGCATCGGCACAGATGTGGCCCTGGAGGACACCGAGGCCCAGCTGGACATG GTGCTGCTCTGCATGCAGGACCTGGCCGCCATCTGTGCCGAGCTGCACCCTGGGCAGCCAGCGCCACGTCCCCActtgcctgcagccccccgcaTGCCCTAG
- the CFAP73 gene encoding cilia- and flagella-associated protein 73 isoform X2, with amino-acid sequence MVSSKAGVSNLGASRDSPGWSLTTPACVGEQARLPCRALASSGGPWGVLVTPQQWVLPPGRSPPDHGELRATCGRMVPAWDGATLLPSTRLLLKRREVAEVERALQSQREAFQQRMERLAQRWQQLSQREEQFRDVVLEFDEVLKASAARQERLLRRADEERAQAAGQGAKATRLRRELAGLLRRRERLAQRLRSLRGFGEYLQGVLPSMGQPLSPLPLPSSRTSQTCWPISGHWRGCGQPWHNGQEPGGSSWPSTGHSSAGTARRPAASSSAPTESCWAHIQSTAAQKTLLLGQVKLAVLHLFQLATARLSIGTDVALEDTEAQLDMVLLCMQDLAAICAELHPGQPAPRPHLPAAPRMP; translated from the exons ATGGTCAGCAGCAAGGCGGGGGTCAGTAACCTGGGTGCGAGTAGGGATAGCCCTGGCTGGTCACTGACAACCCCTGCGTGCGTGGGAGAGCAGGCAAGGCTCCCGTGCCGAGCCCTGGCAAGCAGCGGTGGTCCCTGGGGGGTCCTGGTCACGCCACAGCAGTGGGTGCTTCCACCTGGGCGCTCCCCACCGGACCACGGTGAGCTCCGTGCAACCTGTGGCAGGATGGTGCCAGCGTGGGATGGTGCCACGCTGCTGCCCTCCACACGCTTGCTGCTGAAGAGGCGGGAGGTGGCAGAGGTGGAGCGGGCACTGCAGAGCCAGCGGGAG GCGTTTCAGCAGAGAATGGAGCGCCTGGCGCAgcgctggcagcagctgagccagaGGGAAGAGCAGTTCCGGGATGTCGTCCTTGAATTCGACGAAGTCCTCAAG GCTTCGGCGGCGAGGCAGGAGCGGTTGCTGCGGCGGGCAGATGAGGAGCGGGCACAggcggcagggcagggtgccAAGGCCACCCGCCTGCGCCGGGAGCTTGCGGGGCTGCTGCGGCGCAGGGAGCGCCTGGCCCAGCGCCTGCGGAGCCTCCGCGGCTTCGGTGAATATCTGCAGGGTGTGCTGCCCTCCATGGGGCAG CCGCTCAGCCCCCTCCCATTGCCCAGTTCCAGGACGTCCCAGACATGCTGGCCCATTTCGGGGCACTGGCGGGGGTGcgggcagccctggcacaaCGGGCAGGAGCCAGGTGGGAGCAGCTGGCCCAGCACCGGGCACAGCTCCGCCGGTACCGCGAGGAGGCCAGCAGCAAGCTCCTCTGCACCAACA GAGTCCTGCTGGGCCCACATCCAGAGCACGGCCGCCCAGAagaccctgctgctggggcaagtcaagctggcagtgctgcaccTCTTCCAGCTCGCCACCGCACGGCTCAGCATCGGCACAGATGTGGCCCTGGAGGACACCGAGGCCCAGCTGGACATG GTGCTGCTCTGCATGCAGGACCTGGCCGCCATCTGTGCCGAGCTGCACCCTGGGCAGCCAGCGCCACGTCCCCActtgcctgcagccccccgcaTGCCCTAG
- the CFAP73 gene encoding cilia- and flagella-associated protein 73 isoform X6 encodes MVPAWDGATLLPSTRLLLKRREVAEVERALQSQREAFQQRMERLAQRWQQLSQREEQFRDVVLEFDEVLKASAARQERLLRRADEERAQAAGQGAKATRLRRELAGLLRRRERLAQRLRSLRGFGEYLQGVLPSMGQFQDVPDMLAHFGALAGVRAALAQRAGARWEQLAQHRAQLRRYREEASSKLLCTNSELAQLRARLEAAHSDVFQGESCWAHIQSTAAQKTLLLGQVKLAVLHLFQLATARLSIGTDVALEDTEAQLDMVLLCMQDLAAICAELHPGQPAPRPHLPAAPRMP; translated from the exons ATGGTGCCAGCGTGGGATGGTGCCACGCTGCTGCCCTCCACACGCTTGCTGCTGAAGAGGCGGGAGGTGGCAGAGGTGGAGCGGGCACTGCAGAGCCAGCGGGAG GCGTTTCAGCAGAGAATGGAGCGCCTGGCGCAgcgctggcagcagctgagccagaGGGAAGAGCAGTTCCGGGATGTCGTCCTTGAATTCGACGAAGTCCTCAAG GCTTCGGCGGCGAGGCAGGAGCGGTTGCTGCGGCGGGCAGATGAGGAGCGGGCACAggcggcagggcagggtgccAAGGCCACCCGCCTGCGCCGGGAGCTTGCGGGGCTGCTGCGGCGCAGGGAGCGCCTGGCCCAGCGCCTGCGGAGCCTCCGCGGCTTCGGTGAATATCTGCAGGGTGTGCTGCCCTCCATGGGGCAG TTCCAGGACGTCCCAGACATGCTGGCCCATTTCGGGGCACTGGCGGGGGTGcgggcagccctggcacaaCGGGCAGGAGCCAGGTGGGAGCAGCTGGCCCAGCACCGGGCACAGCTCCGCCGGTACCGCGAGGAGGCCAGCAGCAAGCTCCTCTGCACCAACAGTGAGCTGGCCCAGCTCCGCGCACGCCTGGAGGCTGCCCACAGCGACGTGTTCCAGGGG GAGTCCTGCTGGGCCCACATCCAGAGCACGGCCGCCCAGAagaccctgctgctggggcaagtcaagctggcagtgctgcaccTCTTCCAGCTCGCCACCGCACGGCTCAGCATCGGCACAGATGTGGCCCTGGAGGACACCGAGGCCCAGCTGGACATG GTGCTGCTCTGCATGCAGGACCTGGCCGCCATCTGTGCCGAGCTGCACCCTGGGCAGCCAGCGCCACGTCCCCActtgcctgcagccccccgcaTGCCCTAG
- the CFAP73 gene encoding cilia- and flagella-associated protein 73 isoform X8: protein MERLAQRWQQLSQREEQFRDVVLEFDEVLKASAARQERLLRRADEERAQAAGQGAKATRLRRELAGLLRRRERLAQRLRSLRGFGEYLQGVLPSMGQFQDVPDMLAHFGALAGVRAALAQRAGARWEQLAQHRAQLRRYREEASSKLLCTNSELAQLRARLEAAHSDVFQGESCWAHIQSTAAQKTLLLGQVKLAVLHLFQLATARLSIGTDVALEDTEAQLDMVLLCMQDLAAICAELHPGQPAPRPHLPAAPRMP from the exons ATGGAGCGCCTGGCGCAgcgctggcagcagctgagccagaGGGAAGAGCAGTTCCGGGATGTCGTCCTTGAATTCGACGAAGTCCTCAAG GCTTCGGCGGCGAGGCAGGAGCGGTTGCTGCGGCGGGCAGATGAGGAGCGGGCACAggcggcagggcagggtgccAAGGCCACCCGCCTGCGCCGGGAGCTTGCGGGGCTGCTGCGGCGCAGGGAGCGCCTGGCCCAGCGCCTGCGGAGCCTCCGCGGCTTCGGTGAATATCTGCAGGGTGTGCTGCCCTCCATGGGGCAG TTCCAGGACGTCCCAGACATGCTGGCCCATTTCGGGGCACTGGCGGGGGTGcgggcagccctggcacaaCGGGCAGGAGCCAGGTGGGAGCAGCTGGCCCAGCACCGGGCACAGCTCCGCCGGTACCGCGAGGAGGCCAGCAGCAAGCTCCTCTGCACCAACAGTGAGCTGGCCCAGCTCCGCGCACGCCTGGAGGCTGCCCACAGCGACGTGTTCCAGGGG GAGTCCTGCTGGGCCCACATCCAGAGCACGGCCGCCCAGAagaccctgctgctggggcaagtcaagctggcagtgctgcaccTCTTCCAGCTCGCCACCGCACGGCTCAGCATCGGCACAGATGTGGCCCTGGAGGACACCGAGGCCCAGCTGGACATG GTGCTGCTCTGCATGCAGGACCTGGCCGCCATCTGTGCCGAGCTGCACCCTGGGCAGCCAGCGCCACGTCCCCActtgcctgcagccccccgcaTGCCCTAG
- the CFAP73 gene encoding cilia- and flagella-associated protein 73 isoform X4 gives MRVAVRGQLRLPMVPAWDGATLLPSTRLLLKRREVAEVERALQSQREAFQQRMERLAQRWQQLSQREEQFRDVVLEFDEVLKASAARQERLLRRADEERAQAAGQGAKATRLRRELAGLLRRRERLAQRLRSLRGFGEYLQGVLPSMGQFQDVPDMLAHFGALAGVRAALAQRAGARWEQLAQHRAQLRRYREEASSKLLCTNSELAQLRARLEAAHSDVFQGESCWAHIQSTAAQKTLLLGQVKLAVLHLFQLATARLSIGTDVALEDTEAQLDMVLLCMQDLAAICAELHPGQPAPRPHLPAAPRMP, from the exons ATGCGTGTGGCTGTCCGGGGTCAGCTGCGGCTGCC GATGGTGCCAGCGTGGGATGGTGCCACGCTGCTGCCCTCCACACGCTTGCTGCTGAAGAGGCGGGAGGTGGCAGAGGTGGAGCGGGCACTGCAGAGCCAGCGGGAG GCGTTTCAGCAGAGAATGGAGCGCCTGGCGCAgcgctggcagcagctgagccagaGGGAAGAGCAGTTCCGGGATGTCGTCCTTGAATTCGACGAAGTCCTCAAG GCTTCGGCGGCGAGGCAGGAGCGGTTGCTGCGGCGGGCAGATGAGGAGCGGGCACAggcggcagggcagggtgccAAGGCCACCCGCCTGCGCCGGGAGCTTGCGGGGCTGCTGCGGCGCAGGGAGCGCCTGGCCCAGCGCCTGCGGAGCCTCCGCGGCTTCGGTGAATATCTGCAGGGTGTGCTGCCCTCCATGGGGCAG TTCCAGGACGTCCCAGACATGCTGGCCCATTTCGGGGCACTGGCGGGGGTGcgggcagccctggcacaaCGGGCAGGAGCCAGGTGGGAGCAGCTGGCCCAGCACCGGGCACAGCTCCGCCGGTACCGCGAGGAGGCCAGCAGCAAGCTCCTCTGCACCAACAGTGAGCTGGCCCAGCTCCGCGCACGCCTGGAGGCTGCCCACAGCGACGTGTTCCAGGGG GAGTCCTGCTGGGCCCACATCCAGAGCACGGCCGCCCAGAagaccctgctgctggggcaagtcaagctggcagtgctgcaccTCTTCCAGCTCGCCACCGCACGGCTCAGCATCGGCACAGATGTGGCCCTGGAGGACACCGAGGCCCAGCTGGACATG GTGCTGCTCTGCATGCAGGACCTGGCCGCCATCTGTGCCGAGCTGCACCCTGGGCAGCCAGCGCCACGTCCCCActtgcctgcagccccccgcaTGCCCTAG